From a region of the Gemmatimonadota bacterium genome:
- a CDS encoding M20/M25/M40 family metallo-hydrolase, protein MIASAPMDSIWVGLTRIALVGAVALTTGTCQYSDGSRGTPKVLLIGIDGVRPDVLAEVPTPNLDALAEAGWFTDRALTTTPSVSGPSWSSMLTGVWPDKHGVTDNSFDGRDYAAFPSFLARAEGIRPETATFTALDWMPLAELPGDPGPALPVGIDVREVFDGYDLGWDVADGEVAARAARHLGEADPDAMFVYLGNPDETSHRTGSIGSEYREAIALADRHVGMMVDAIRERPGYEHEDWLVLVSTDHGRRADGGHGGDSPEEMTIFILGSGPATADWPAPGPANIVDVAAAALDHLGFEIDPAWEFDGVPLGDDMIARIRDEGLNRSQLPNTLSYMTDIIGARLTNSVAMDRAQEWALGEMRRIGLENPRREPFMNYGASWDNEYVSVHMLEPDYQPLVAYPIAHTPGTDGKRTLDVVIADIRTGGDLEALRGQLRGKAVLSTPPPVVDLRRFAAGTPRRTDQEMRALEEPEPPPRPREPPQSASDAATRPVQGFAAAERLAFYVEEGVEVVLESNSGWPGAVRGFARPGAKVDMWDRDATLASVPIVAVTPEHYNRMYRILERGTPVTIEAEVRNVHGAGATEARNVIGEIPGSDLANEVVMIGAHFDTWHASPNASDNTSGSAVMLEAMRILKAVGARPRRTIRIALWSGEEQGLFGSSAYVEDHFGTPDGPDGTKPAYDDFSVYFNQDYGPGLYRGIWLQGNENVRDLFTDWMEPFHDLGMTTISPRSVGSTDHVPFDRAGLPAFQFLQARAGGTGGHTNLDFYDTLPVDELVTNAVIVAAFAYNAAMHDTKVPRKGSD, encoded by the coding sequence ATGATCGCTTCGGCCCCGATGGACTCGATATGGGTCGGACTGACCCGGATCGCTCTTGTAGGTGCGGTGGCTCTCACGACGGGGACGTGTCAGTACTCGGATGGATCGCGCGGCACGCCGAAAGTCCTGCTCATCGGCATCGACGGGGTCCGCCCGGACGTGCTTGCCGAGGTCCCCACCCCCAACCTCGACGCGCTCGCCGAAGCCGGATGGTTCACCGACCGGGCGCTCACCACCACCCCTTCCGTCAGCGGTCCGTCGTGGTCCTCGATGCTGACCGGCGTATGGCCGGACAAGCATGGCGTCACGGACAACAGCTTCGATGGACGGGACTACGCGGCCTTTCCCTCGTTCCTCGCCAGGGCCGAAGGGATCCGGCCCGAGACGGCCACCTTCACCGCTCTCGACTGGATGCCGCTGGCGGAGCTTCCGGGCGACCCCGGTCCGGCCCTTCCGGTCGGGATCGACGTGCGCGAGGTGTTCGACGGCTACGACCTGGGGTGGGACGTGGCCGACGGCGAGGTCGCGGCCCGCGCGGCGCGACACCTCGGCGAGGCGGACCCCGACGCGATGTTCGTATATCTCGGCAACCCCGACGAGACCAGTCACCGGACCGGTTCGATCGGCAGCGAATATCGGGAGGCGATCGCGCTGGCGGACCGGCATGTGGGCATGATGGTCGATGCGATTCGCGAGCGTCCCGGATACGAGCACGAAGACTGGCTGGTTCTCGTGAGCACCGACCACGGCCGGCGCGCCGACGGCGGCCACGGAGGCGACTCGCCCGAGGAGATGACCATCTTCATTCTGGGAAGCGGCCCGGCGACCGCGGACTGGCCGGCTCCAGGGCCCGCCAACATCGTCGATGTCGCGGCCGCGGCCCTCGATCACCTCGGATTCGAGATCGACCCGGCCTGGGAGTTCGACGGAGTCCCGCTGGGTGACGACATGATCGCCCGCATCCGCGACGAAGGGCTGAACCGCTCCCAGCTCCCCAACACGCTGTCGTACATGACCGACATCATCGGGGCGCGGCTGACCAATTCGGTCGCGATGGATCGCGCGCAGGAATGGGCTCTCGGGGAGATGCGTCGGATCGGGCTCGAAAACCCGCGCCGCGAGCCCTTTATGAATTACGGAGCAAGCTGGGACAACGAGTACGTCTCGGTGCACATGCTGGAACCCGACTACCAGCCGCTGGTCGCGTACCCGATTGCGCACACGCCGGGAACCGACGGCAAGCGCACCCTCGACGTCGTGATCGCGGACATTCGAACGGGCGGCGACCTCGAAGCCCTGCGCGGACAGCTTCGTGGCAAGGCGGTTCTGTCCACTCCGCCCCCCGTCGTCGACCTCCGGCGGTTCGCTGCGGGCACTCCACGCCGCACCGACCAAGAGATGCGCGCCCTGGAAGAGCCGGAGCCGCCGCCGCGACCGCGCGAGCCACCTCAGTCCGCGTCCGATGCCGCGACTCGACCTGTGCAAGGCTTCGCCGCCGCCGAGCGCCTCGCCTTCTACGTCGAGGAGGGGGTCGAAGTCGTCCTGGAATCGAACAGCGGCTGGCCGGGGGCGGTACGCGGTTTCGCGCGACCGGGCGCGAAGGTGGACATGTGGGACCGGGACGCCACCCTCGCATCGGTGCCGATCGTCGCGGTGACGCCAGAGCACTACAACCGCATGTACCGGATTCTGGAACGCGGCACGCCCGTCACCATCGAGGCGGAAGTTCGCAATGTCCACGGCGCCGGAGCGACCGAGGCCCGCAACGTGATCGGCGAGATCCCCGGAAGCGATCTGGCGAACGAGGTCGTCATGATCGGCGCTCACTTCGACACCTGGCACGCCAGCCCCAACGCCAGCGACAACACTTCGGGATCGGCGGTCATGCTCGAAGCGATGCGCATCCTCAAGGCGGTCGGCGCCCGGCCGCGTCGCACGATCCGCATCGCGCTCTGGTCCGGGGAGGAGCAGGGCCTCTTCGGATCGTCCGCCTACGTCGAAGACCACTTCGGCACCCCCGACGGCCCGGACGGCACCAAGCCCGCCTACGACGACTTCTCCGTCTACTTCAACCAGGACTACGGACCTGGCCTCTATCGCGGGATCTGGCTGCAGGGCAACGAGAACGTCCGCGATCTCTTCACCGACTGGATGGAGCCGTTTCACGATCTCGGGATGACCACCATCTCGCCGCGGAGCGTCGGCAGTACCGACCACGTGCCCTTCGACCGGGCCGGTCTTCCCGCCTTCCAGTTCCTGCAGGCGCGCGCGGGCGGCACGGGCGGGCACACCAATCTCGATTTCTACGACACCCTACCTGTTGACGAACTCGTCACGAACGCGGTCATCGTGGCCGCCTTCGCCTACAATGCGGCCATGCACGACACCAAGGTGCCGAGGAAGGGATCCGACTGA
- a CDS encoding aminopeptidase, which translates to MACTPPGPPEALAAPDFALIGSAVLERLHLQAGERILLVGAPGRWDPLHDVLTDGARAAGAEALGSWSVAGAGPPEWSTEFTTRLTETEADGLVDALSVVDVGVMLPGATPAHPVYAAYQEVLRGGIGRAVHFHWLGAYDGSGAELEVDSEIDAHYQRALLETDYGSLAELQMAFEEAARGMAETDIRVTTPMGTDISFRIGDRPVTRQDGDASAARALLARNLIDREIELPAGAIRVAPVEESVNGRIAFPDAVWSGEFVQGLVLTFEGGTVVSATAATNVEAVEAEMASAAPASRSFRELALGFNPLLAVTENTAGAPWIPYYGYGAGVVRLSLGDNSELGGAVTGGYVRWNFLTDATVTVGDEIWVDNGRLVR; encoded by the coding sequence TTGGCCTGCACTCCGCCCGGTCCGCCCGAAGCCCTGGCGGCGCCGGACTTCGCACTGATCGGATCCGCCGTCCTCGAGCGTCTCCATCTGCAAGCCGGCGAGCGCATCCTTCTGGTCGGCGCCCCGGGACGCTGGGATCCGCTCCACGACGTCCTGACCGACGGAGCTCGGGCCGCCGGGGCCGAGGCTCTCGGTTCCTGGTCGGTGGCGGGAGCAGGGCCGCCCGAATGGTCGACCGAGTTCACGACACGGCTGACGGAGACGGAGGCCGACGGGCTCGTCGATGCGCTCTCCGTCGTCGACGTGGGCGTGATGCTGCCGGGCGCGACCCCGGCACATCCGGTCTACGCCGCCTATCAGGAGGTGCTGCGCGGCGGAATCGGCAGGGCGGTGCATTTCCACTGGCTCGGGGCGTACGACGGAAGCGGAGCGGAGCTGGAGGTGGACTCGGAAATCGACGCCCACTATCAGCGGGCTCTGCTGGAGACCGATTACGGATCCCTGGCCGAGCTACAGATGGCCTTCGAGGAGGCCGCGCGCGGAATGGCGGAGACCGACATCCGGGTGACGACGCCGATGGGCACGGACATCTCGTTCCGGATCGGCGATCGTCCCGTGACCCGCCAGGACGGCGACGCCTCCGCGGCGAGGGCTCTGCTCGCCAGAAACCTGATCGACCGCGAGATCGAGCTCCCCGCAGGCGCGATCCGGGTGGCTCCGGTCGAGGAGAGCGTGAACGGCCGCATCGCCTTTCCGGACGCGGTCTGGAGCGGTGAGTTCGTGCAGGGCCTGGTTCTCACCTTCGAGGGGGGAACGGTCGTTTCGGCAACCGCCGCCACCAATGTCGAGGCGGTCGAAGCTGAAATGGCCTCCGCGGCGCCGGCGAGCCGTTCGTTCCGAGAGCTCGCGTTGGGCTTCAACCCTCTGCTGGCTGTCACGGAAAACACGGCGGGCGCTCCATGGATACCCTACTACGGATACGGCGCGGGCGTGGTTCGTCTCTCCCTGGGAGACAACTCGGAGCTGGGGGGAGCGGTGACCGGCGGATACGTGCGCTGGAATTTCCTTACCGACGCGACGGTGACGGTCGGCGACGAAATCTGGGTCGACAACGGGAGGCTGGTACGCTGA
- a CDS encoding acyl-CoA dehydrogenase family protein, which produces MARFRGIDFYDIGSLLGEEERMVRDTIRDWVEDRLMPIIGHAYTERTFPTEIIPELGELGVLGANLPEEYGCAGLGNVAYGLIMQELERGDSGIRSFASVQGALVMYPIHAFGSEEQKREWLPGMASAEKIGCFGLTEPDYGSNPAGMVTTAKRTDSGWVLNGSKMWITNGSMADVAVVWAQTGEIGDVRGIRGFLVPADAPGFTARDQKGKLSLLASDTSELALSDVELPVDAMLPGTSGGLKHPLMCLTQARYGIAWGAVGAAMACFDEAVSYAKERVMFDTPIAGKQIQQVRIADMLTGITQGQLLAYRLGRLKDQGRMTPQQVSLAKRANCSMATDVAREARRLLGANGILVEYHSMRHMANLESVYTYEGTHDVHSLILGQTVTGLSAF; this is translated from the coding sequence ATGGCGCGTTTTCGGGGAATCGACTTCTACGACATCGGCTCCCTCCTCGGCGAGGAGGAGCGGATGGTCAGAGACACGATCCGTGACTGGGTGGAAGACCGGCTGATGCCCATCATCGGCCACGCCTACACCGAGCGGACGTTTCCGACCGAGATCATCCCCGAGCTCGGCGAACTGGGAGTGTTGGGCGCGAACCTTCCCGAAGAATACGGGTGTGCCGGTCTCGGCAACGTCGCTTACGGCCTCATCATGCAGGAGCTCGAGCGCGGGGACTCGGGGATACGCTCCTTCGCCTCGGTCCAGGGGGCGTTGGTCATGTATCCGATCCACGCCTTCGGCAGCGAAGAGCAGAAGCGCGAGTGGCTTCCTGGCATGGCGAGCGCCGAGAAGATCGGCTGCTTCGGCCTGACCGAACCCGACTACGGCTCGAACCCCGCCGGCATGGTGACCACCGCGAAGCGGACGGATTCGGGCTGGGTCCTGAACGGATCCAAGATGTGGATCACCAACGGTTCGATGGCCGACGTGGCGGTGGTGTGGGCGCAGACCGGCGAGATCGGAGACGTGCGCGGCATCCGGGGTTTCCTCGTACCCGCCGACGCTCCCGGCTTTACCGCTCGCGACCAGAAGGGCAAGCTGTCGCTGCTCGCCTCCGACACGAGCGAGCTGGCGCTCTCCGACGTGGAGCTCCCCGTCGACGCCATGCTGCCCGGAACCTCCGGAGGTCTCAAGCATCCCCTCATGTGCCTGACCCAGGCCCGTTACGGCATCGCCTGGGGAGCCGTGGGGGCCGCCATGGCCTGCTTCGACGAGGCGGTCTCCTACGCGAAGGAACGGGTCATGTTCGACACCCCCATTGCCGGAAAGCAGATACAGCAGGTGCGCATCGCCGACATGCTGACCGGAATCACGCAGGGTCAGCTGCTCGCCTACCGTCTCGGCCGGCTCAAGGACCAGGGACGCATGACGCCGCAGCAGGTCTCGCTCGCCAAGCGGGCCAACTGCTCCATGGCCACCGACGTGGCTCGGGAGGCGCGCAGGCTGCTGGGCGCGAACGGCATCCTCGTCGAGTACCACTCCATGCGTCACATGGCGAATCTGGAGTCGGTCTACACCTACGAAGGCACGCACGACGTGCACTCCCTGATCCTCGGCCAGACCGTGACCGGGCTGAGCGCGTTCTGA
- a CDS encoding glycosyl hydrolase: MSKLPALLLPVFLVVPVSAAAVLQDSEEDEAGRSRVEDVLGALALREIGPAVAGGRIADIAVHPEDRSVWYVAVGSGGVWKTINAGTTWTPIFDDQPSYSIGTIAIDPINPEVVWVGTGENVSGRHVGWGSGVYRSLDGGASWRNMGLERSEHIGRILIHPEDGRTILVAAEGPLWSAGGDRGVFKSVDGGESWRRVLRVDTHTGVTDLEFAPDDPGTVYAATYQRRRHVWGFLGGGPGSGIHKSVDGGDNWREVTTGLPSGDMGKIGLATTPADPALVYATIEADPSERGFYRSTDRGESWERRNSYISGGTGPHYYQEIEASPHDPDLVIQMDVFFQITRDGGASFDPLGTGREKHSDNHALWIDPDDPEHMLAGTDAGLYETFDHGDSWRHFPNMPISQFYKLALSSHEPFYAILGGAQDLGTLWGPSRTLNVEGVRNSDWYFPMGADGYGVQFDPLDPDLFYLMTQQGNLYRVHRRDEEAISIRPQPAPDDPPERWNWDSPILVSPHSPSRIYFASQRLWRSEDRGDSWRAVSGDLTTGTNRYELPFMGRVWELDALHDNGAMSKYATVTAISESPLAEGVVYAGTDDGLIRMTPDGGTSWRTASPLPGVPERSFVNDVEAAQSDTAVVFAVADAHKVGDYSPYVFRSDDRGESWESIAGDLPPDMVAWAIEQDHETPELLFLAAEWGLFFSPNAGENWHRLRGAPTIAFRDLELQRRDGDLVGATFGRGFYALDDYSPLREIARGALENEEGGVWPVRDAWWYVPNVPNQAQGRPTLGSAAYVAPNPEFGATFTYHMPERPASAADERRARERALRDDGRDIPFPGYDALTLERMEGETLALLRVSDARGVPVRLIEGSVRAGLHRASWDLRHPAPNPVSFDTPDFTPPWVTEPVGPLVAPGDYSVQLLRVSDAGVEELGSPRSFTLKPTPGAPGTDFVAVAEFQRETAGLQRQVQAAGAELDRQRDRLRYMRAALQRTPGADLTLYQRIDALDSGFEILSRRLRGDPVRGSLDESRVPGISGRVGSVAGGHWNTRQRPTATMRSNLEIARGDFQEFAVELADLISGPLAELEEALAAAGAPWTPGGPIGGIGD; encoded by the coding sequence ATGAGCAAGCTGCCCGCACTTCTGCTACCGGTTTTTCTTGTCGTCCCGGTTTCGGCCGCGGCGGTCCTCCAGGACTCGGAGGAAGACGAAGCCGGGCGGAGCCGGGTCGAAGACGTTCTGGGCGCCCTCGCTCTGAGGGAGATCGGACCCGCGGTCGCGGGGGGACGGATCGCCGACATCGCGGTGCATCCCGAAGATCGTTCGGTCTGGTATGTGGCCGTGGGGTCCGGCGGCGTGTGGAAGACGATTAACGCCGGTACGACCTGGACTCCGATATTCGACGACCAACCCAGCTACTCGATCGGCACGATCGCCATCGATCCCATCAACCCCGAGGTGGTCTGGGTCGGAACCGGCGAGAACGTGAGCGGACGTCACGTGGGCTGGGGTTCGGGCGTCTATCGGAGCCTGGACGGCGGAGCGAGCTGGCGCAACATGGGGCTCGAACGCAGCGAGCACATCGGCAGGATCCTGATTCATCCCGAGGACGGTCGGACCATTCTGGTGGCTGCGGAGGGACCGCTCTGGTCGGCGGGGGGCGACCGGGGAGTCTTCAAGTCCGTCGACGGCGGCGAGAGCTGGCGAAGGGTGCTTCGCGTCGACACCCACACGGGCGTCACGGATCTGGAGTTCGCACCCGACGACCCGGGCACGGTCTACGCCGCCACCTACCAGCGGCGCAGGCACGTGTGGGGCTTCCTGGGCGGCGGACCGGGCTCCGGCATCCACAAGTCCGTCGACGGCGGCGACAACTGGCGGGAAGTCACCACTGGCCTGCCCTCGGGCGACATGGGCAAGATCGGGCTCGCCACCACGCCGGCCGATCCCGCGCTCGTCTATGCGACCATCGAGGCCGATCCGAGCGAGCGCGGCTTCTACCGCTCGACCGACCGCGGCGAGAGCTGGGAACGACGCAACTCCTACATATCCGGCGGCACGGGTCCCCACTACTATCAGGAAATCGAGGCCTCGCCGCACGATCCCGATCTCGTGATCCAGATGGACGTCTTCTTCCAGATCACGCGGGACGGCGGGGCTAGTTTCGACCCCTTGGGCACCGGTCGCGAGAAGCACTCCGACAACCACGCGCTCTGGATCGATCCCGACGACCCCGAGCACATGCTGGCAGGTACCGACGCCGGGCTCTACGAGACCTTCGACCACGGGGACTCGTGGCGGCACTTCCCCAACATGCCCATTTCTCAGTTCTACAAGCTCGCGCTCTCCTCGCACGAGCCCTTCTACGCGATTCTGGGCGGCGCTCAGGACTTGGGAACGCTCTGGGGTCCCTCGCGCACGCTCAACGTCGAAGGCGTGCGCAACTCGGACTGGTACTTCCCGATGGGCGCGGACGGCTACGGCGTCCAGTTCGATCCGCTCGATCCCGACCTCTTCTACCTCATGACCCAGCAAGGCAACCTCTACCGGGTTCACCGCCGGGACGAGGAGGCGATCTCCATTCGGCCCCAGCCGGCGCCCGACGATCCGCCCGAACGCTGGAACTGGGACTCCCCGATTCTGGTGAGCCCGCACTCGCCGTCCAGAATCTACTTCGCCTCGCAGCGGCTTTGGCGAAGCGAAGACCGCGGGGACTCCTGGCGCGCCGTCAGCGGCGACCTCACCACCGGGACCAACCGCTACGAGCTGCCCTTCATGGGCCGGGTGTGGGAGCTGGACGCGCTCCACGACAACGGAGCCATGTCGAAGTACGCGACCGTCACAGCGATCTCGGAGAGCCCCCTCGCGGAAGGGGTCGTCTACGCGGGCACCGACGACGGTCTGATCCGGATGACCCCGGACGGCGGCACGAGCTGGCGGACGGCGTCTCCGCTTCCCGGAGTGCCCGAGCGTTCCTTCGTGAACGATGTCGAGGCCGCGCAGTCGGACACCGCGGTCGTCTTCGCCGTCGCCGACGCCCACAAGGTGGGGGACTACTCGCCTTACGTCTTCCGGAGCGACGACCGGGGCGAAAGCTGGGAGTCGATCGCCGGCGACCTGCCGCCGGACATGGTCGCCTGGGCCATCGAACAGGATCACGAAACGCCCGAACTTCTCTTCCTGGCCGCCGAGTGGGGGCTCTTCTTCTCGCCGAACGCCGGCGAGAACTGGCACCGGCTCAGGGGCGCACCCACCATCGCCTTCCGCGACCTCGAACTTCAGCGGCGCGACGGCGACCTCGTGGGCGCGACCTTCGGACGGGGCTTCTACGCGCTCGACGACTACTCGCCCCTCCGTGAGATCGCGCGGGGCGCGCTGGAAAACGAGGAAGGCGGCGTGTGGCCGGTGCGCGACGCGTGGTGGTACGTGCCCAACGTGCCGAACCAGGCGCAGGGACGCCCCACCCTGGGGAGCGCCGCCTACGTCGCGCCCAACCCGGAATTCGGCGCCACCTTCACTTACCACATGCCCGAACGGCCCGCTTCGGCGGCGGACGAACGCCGCGCACGAGAACGCGCCCTGCGTGACGACGGGCGCGACATCCCGTTCCCGGGCTACGACGCCCTGACCCTTGAAAGGATGGAAGGTGAGACGCTCGCCCTTCTCCGGGTCTCCGACGCCCGCGGCGTGCCGGTGAGGCTGATCGAAGGCTCCGTCCGGGCCGGACTGCACCGAGCGAGCTGGGACCTGCGCCATCCCGCTCCCAATCCGGTGAGCTTCGACACCCCCGACTTCACCCCGCCCTGGGTCACCGAGCCGGTAGGTCCGCTGGTGGCGCCGGGCGATTACTCGGTCCAGCTCCTTCGGGTGAGCGACGCCGGAGTGGAAGAGCTGGGCTCGCCGCGGAGCTTCACGCTCAAGCCGACTCCGGGGGCTCCGGGAACCGACTTCGTGGCCGTCGCCGAGTTTCAGCGCGAGACCGCCGGGCTCCAACGCCAGGTACAGGCGGCCGGGGCCGAGCTCGATCGGCAACGCGACCGTCTCAGATACATGCGGGCGGCGTTGCAGCGGACCCCGGGCGCCGACCTGACCCTCTACCAGCGCATCGACGCTCTGGATTCCGGTTTCGAAATACTCTCCAGACGACTGCGCGGCGATCCTGTTCGGGGCTCGCTCGACGAGTCGCGCGTGCCCGGCATTTCGGGTCGGGTGGGCAGCGTGGCCGGCGGTCACTGGAACACCCGGCAGCGCCCGACCGCGACCATGCGTTCCAACCTGGAGATCGCTCGCGGCGACTTTCAGGAGTTCGCCGTCGAACTGGCGGATTTGATTTCCGGCCCGCTCGCCGAGCTGGAAGAGGCTCTGGCCGCGGCCGGAGCCCCGTGGACTCCCGGCGGACCGATAGGCGGGATAGGCGATTGA
- a CDS encoding creatininase family protein yields MTRIKLSLVPVAAGLLLVPAALPANAQEPADPRDLGGGRCAANVYNCADTPNPLPEATTVWIEEMTWMDVRDALAAGKRTALVPTGGVEPNGPWLATGKHNYVLRANCDAIARELGDALCAPVLPFVPEGGIEPRSGHMTSPGTISATQATYEAVLTDIARSLRAHGFENIIYFGDSGGNQTGQRNVAERLTEEWGGSPVVAHVGAYYDYASVRRHLEEEHGFRAGEGDGLHDDPIIALNMFADDPNSVRWAERVEAGLASIDGFSLADRVRSLEHARRIVAFRATTTASAIREAVAHGGTVPPPAPAASDPGAGGGRTRTGPPPQRPDPDPRDMGGGRCAANIYNCSDTPNPLPPVSTPWIAEMTWMDVRDALAEGRTTAIIPTGGVEPNGPWLVTGKHNYVLRTNCAKIAAALGNALCAPIVKWVPEGGHDPQTGHMRSPGTISLTQDTYDALLTDIARSLKAHGFTDIVLIGDSGGNQAGQERVATALSSEWGGSARAYHIPEYYRAPDARNLLVERGMAPSPDDSDGLHDNPTITLNMMVASLASVRWHERMAVRQASIDGFSLEDLRQSLTLGNEIAQLRALRAARVIRERIEADDRQAGKTGGRR; encoded by the coding sequence ATGACTCGCATCAAGCTCTCTCTCGTTCCCGTCGCGGCCGGTCTTCTGCTTGTGCCGGCCGCGCTTCCCGCAAACGCGCAGGAGCCCGCCGACCCCCGGGATCTCGGCGGCGGACGTTGCGCCGCCAACGTCTACAACTGCGCCGATACGCCCAATCCGCTCCCCGAGGCCACCACGGTGTGGATCGAGGAGATGACCTGGATGGATGTGCGCGACGCTCTGGCTGCAGGGAAACGGACCGCCCTCGTACCGACGGGAGGCGTCGAACCCAACGGTCCGTGGCTCGCGACCGGCAAGCACAACTACGTGCTGCGGGCCAACTGCGACGCCATCGCTCGCGAACTCGGCGACGCTCTGTGCGCACCGGTCCTGCCTTTCGTGCCCGAGGGCGGGATCGAACCGAGGAGCGGCCACATGACCAGCCCCGGCACGATCAGCGCCACGCAGGCGACCTACGAGGCCGTTCTCACCGACATCGCCCGTTCGCTCAGGGCTCACGGCTTCGAGAACATCATCTACTTCGGCGACTCGGGCGGCAACCAGACCGGGCAGCGGAACGTCGCCGAGAGGTTGACGGAGGAGTGGGGAGGCTCGCCGGTGGTGGCTCACGTCGGGGCTTACTACGACTACGCGAGCGTCCGCCGCCACCTGGAGGAAGAGCACGGCTTCCGGGCCGGCGAGGGAGACGGACTCCACGATGATCCCATCATCGCGCTCAACATGTTCGCGGACGACCCGAACTCGGTGCGCTGGGCGGAGCGGGTCGAGGCGGGTCTGGCCTCGATCGACGGCTTCTCGCTCGCCGACCGGGTGAGAAGCCTCGAGCACGCCCGCAGGATCGTGGCCTTCAGGGCGACGACCACGGCATCGGCCATCCGTGAAGCCGTCGCGCACGGCGGTACCGTTCCGCCGCCGGCTCCGGCAGCGAGCGACCCCGGCGCGGGAGGTGGCCGGACCCGTACGGGGCCACCGCCGCAGCGGCCCGACCCCGACCCGCGCGACATGGGAGGCGGGCGCTGCGCCGCGAACATCTACAACTGTTCGGACACGCCCAATCCCCTGCCGCCCGTCTCCACGCCGTGGATCGCCGAGATGACCTGGATGGACGTGCGCGACGCTCTGGCGGAAGGCAGAACCACGGCGATCATCCCGACCGGAGGCGTCGAGCCGAACGGCCCCTGGCTGGTGACGGGAAAGCACAACTACGTGCTCAGGACCAACTGCGCCAAGATCGCAGCCGCGCTGGGGAACGCCCTCTGCGCCCCCATCGTGAAATGGGTCCCGGAGGGCGGCCACGATCCGCAGACCGGACACATGCGCAGCCCCGGCACCATCTCGCTCACTCAGGATACCTACGACGCGCTGCTCACCGACATAGCGCGCTCGTTGAAGGCACACGGCTTCACCGACATCGTCCTCATCGGCGATTCGGGCGGCAATCAGGCCGGCCAGGAGCGAGTCGCGACCGCCCTCAGCTCCGAGTGGGGCGGATCGGCCCGGGCTTACCACATTCCGGAGTACTACCGCGCCCCCGACGCCCGGAACTTGCTCGTCGAACGAGGAATGGCGCCTTCGCCCGACGACAGCGACGGGCTCCACGACAATCCCACGATCACCCTCAACATGATGGTCGCGTCTCTGGCTTCCGTGCGCTGGCACGAACGCATGGCGGTGAGGCAGGCGAGCATCGACGGATTTTCGCTCGAGGATCTCAGGCAGTCGCTGACGCTTGGAAACGAGATAGCGCAGCTCCGAGCCCTACGAGCGGCGAGGGTGATCAGAGAACGCATCGAGGCCGACGACCGTCAGGCCGGCAAGACAGGTGGAAGACGATGA